CCCTTTAGTGTCCATTAAAACAGAAAAATGCCTTCAATTGAACAAAAAAAAAGCTTATTTTCATGCCACACTACTAAATGGCCCCAAATCTATTACTAGCAAAAGGGCTCGTGCGTTGCAATCGGAAAGAAAATCATAATCTTCAATGGCCATGACCACATTTTGTTGCATCACCGAGCtacactatcactctcaatttcgtgaaatcatgaacaatttttgaaatcatgaaaaaAGTAAACTTGCGCACATATTTGAaaccgtgaacatttttcaaatttgagaacactTTTACAAAAtttcaaacattttctaaaatcaagaacactttttgaactcatgaacattttatactatttgcacacatttttataaattgtaattttttaaaaaaaatcccgaATCGGCGAACATTTCTACAACCGAcgaacatttttttggaaattggtggaacaaaatttgaaattcatgaactttttttgattTCACGAACATTGTTTGAAATGCATGATCCTTTTTTGAATCAGtgaacattttatgaatgaataaactattttgtaagtcatgCAGGGTTTTTAAATTTCTAGGATATTTTTCCTTTCATGAACATTGTCTGAATTCGCAAACTGTTTTTTCAATTaccttaacattttttaatacatgaacttttaagaaaatcatgaacattatttgatttcccaaacatttgttttcaaaattttgaacattttttaatacgcAAACATTTGTTTACAAAATCATGAATTTTTTGAATCCACAAATATTTTATGATTTATTAAACATTTCGTTTCAAAATTCTAATTTTTTAAAAATTTCGGTACTATTTTGAAGTAccaaattatttaaagtagaaaaaaatgaaaaatgaaaatagAATTAAAATTTTGAAAACCATGTCGTTCGGACATGGGTCGGCCCAAACGGGCGCTGCATCTTCTCCCAGCGCGTAGAGCACAGTATAGGAGGTCCCTACTGCATGGGCCAGCCCAGGCTGGAGATTTCCCTGTGTAAAACGTTTTTAATCAAAAACAATTATAGGTGGCATTGATGGGTAATATTTTGCATCTTTGAGGATAATTTTCGCAAACCATGAGAAGCATTAGCTCCTTTATCATTAGGTAATGATTTCGGACCTCATTCTAACAATATAAAGGATACCATAAAAATGCCATGACATATAAATAAAAATGCCTTGTCATGTTCAACAATGATCATGTATTGTACATTTTCTCTACAAAAGTATTGTACATCTAAAGATACAAATTCAAAATGCAAAAAAATGGCGCGCTCAGAAAAGATTTAGAAATACAAACTACCATGCATCTATAGATTTGGCATAATAATGTATAAAAAAGAAGGGAAAATTGCCATAGTCGTGAATTATTCAAAAATGACATGCTCAAGTATAAGGAAAATTGCCATGATCAAGATAATAAAAATGCCATGACATTAAAAATAAAAATGCCAAGATACAATAATATATAAATGCCATGCCATTATTTTTCATACCATGCTATAGATAAAAAAATTGACATGCTCTTACTAAAAAACATGTCATCATCTTAATGAAAAAAATGACATGCTCTTCATAAGTAAAAATACCATGATGTTACTAATAAAAATGCCATGCACCTAATAATAAAAAAGCCATGCTCTTGGTAATAAAAATGACATGCACTTAATAATAATTTGATATGCTCTTAATAATAGAAATGCCATGTTCTTACTAATATAAATGCCATGCTCCTAAATAATAAATGCTATGGGAAAATGCACCCAAAAAAGTTAACCCTGGACAGTTAATATCAAAAAAGCATGTAAATGGACTCCCATGTAAAATAACATGGAAAAACTTGTATGAAATGAGGGACACACATGGATTTTTTCTCATGAAAAGCAATTTGAGAGAAAAACatgtaaaaaaaaataaaaaactttaCCCATGTTTTTGTGGACACAAATGCCATGTATTTAAAGTACACAAAAGATATATGAGAAAGATGCTATCTTATTTTTACAAAAATACCATTGAAAACACAAAAAATAGATCTTACATGGCAGATGCCTATGTAAAACTTACCATAGCAAAGAATGAACAATACAAAAACCTTTTACACAGAAATCATTGTTCATTAGGAGGTGGGGGGTGCATATGTCCCCTTCGGAGAAATATATTATATATTTACATAGTTAATATCTAACTGGTCATAGTTTCTCCATTGGTGTGGGCCTCATGTTGGTTTGCACATCGCCACCTAAACTGAAATCCCACATATATGCGACTCTCACGAGTATCTTGATAGCCCCTGATATCGCATCTGTAGAAGACAAACTAGTTAGTCACGGAGGTGCTTCCATGAGCATGCTTTGCTTGCCTCAACTTGGGCACCACCAGTTACTGAAAAAGACTTTTGTCCCACTTTATATACAAATCCACAACCAAATATACAAGCATCCACGAAGAACACCCcaccacacacacaacacacacccaAGGCAGAGACAAAAGATGATGGAGCACCGCAACACCACCGAATCAACCACCAAGCAATCTATAGATGGGCCAATAGGAACCGCCTAGAGCTGACCGAGGCCTAAGCCATGAGTTAGCCACCACAAAGAGGTGAAGTCGGGCAACGACAAAGAATGGGTTTCAAGGCGGTGCCTTCTAGAAAGACACGACACCAGAGTGCCTCTACCGCCCGATCTCGAGGATCAAGTTTTCACCTGGAGCAACACAAAGAAAAGGGAGCAACCTGTGACATAGCCTTCTAGAAGGAAACAATGTCCGCGAACGATGCCGCCGTCAGCTAGGGAAAACATCGGGCAAGTTATGTACCCTGGCGCTCACACCCCTCGGTCGTCATGCTACGTTGAACACCAACACCCATGCCACCGCATGGCCATGGctgccccaccacacacacacacacacacacacacacacacactcctaaGATGCGTGTTCCGTTGACTCCCACCATGACTCTCACCGCCAGGTCCACCCGCCCTGCATCCAGACGACTCTGCCACCAGGGCACCACCATTTCCGCTTCACTTGTAGAGTAAAGCTTTGTAATGTCTTGCAATCCAATCTCTTGGAGGGAAGATGGTGATGTTGAGCTCTATCTGGTGGTGAGTGAGCTAAGCCCGGGAAGGAAAAAAGCACATGGCACATTTCTTTGTCTAAATTCATGACTGTTGATTCGACTTTGGcttctccctcctcttctctcCATGATCATTCTCCTTGTAGCGCATATAAACAAATGCAATGTCTGCCATTAGGGTTGTCATAACTTTGGCTTCTCTATCGCCTTCTCTCTATATTTTTCCTATGCAATTCAAACATTCATGCAGTTTTGTAGTATGGAAGATGGCATGATACTATTGCCGCGTTTTAGAAATTGTGTGAATCGGATAGGCTCTAAATAGATATGGGCTCCCTCAATTTATAAGAATTCAAACAACATGTTTTCCAAATTCTAAACATGTGCCTTTCTCAACGGCAACGGGTGCATGATAAGGTTGCATAGTTTCTCTTGGCTTGCGTGTAGTTGCTCTGTCTTGTAGAGAGGCTCGAACATTATACTCCAACACTCCCCTCCCATCTATTCTCCTTTGGAGTTTATGACATGGGCAACAGAAGCGGGGGCATGCCGCAATTATTTATTGGGTTTACTGGGTTTTGAACCCTGAACCTCTTGGTTGCAAGTAAATGCAGCTAACCAGTTCATCCAtcagtccgaactgatggaaagaGATGAGCAATACATTTCAACAATTCAACCTAAGAAACTTTGTTGTCATCATGGGTGCCTCTGTACTCATTTGGAGGACTGGCCAATGTTCTATCATGTTCGTGGACTTTGATGTTTTTGCTTTTGGTATCATGCTTGTCATTCATCCGTAGTGTGAAGTGCACATGATGAGAAACTGGGGAGTactatttgccaaattgtaagtgtTTGGAATATCAACTTAGTATTATCTACAGGCCAAATCAAGCATATATACAAGTACGGAAGGGAGGCCAAAGACCAAATTCAGAAAACCAAAAGGCATCATAAATATAACTCTAAACCCCTCCTCAAACTCACGGTGGATCCACAATATTGAGTTTGGAGAGGTAAAATCTGTGTTGGGCTCTAGTCTAGGCCTTCGTGATGAAGTCCGCCAACTGTAGCTTGGAAGGCATATACCGAAGAGCAATAACATGGTGGTGGACACCAGCATGCACAAAGAAAgtatcaacaccaatatgcttggtaagcTCATGCTTCATGGGGTCCCGCGCAATACCGGTATCACTTGTACTGTCTGACAAGAGTGTACGTAGTAGGCGTTTgtaacagaaacaccaaaatccttgAGTAACCAATGTAACCAAGTCACCTTCGCCCGTGAGAAGAGTCATAGCTCGCAACTCAGCCTTTGCACTAGAACGGGAAACCACAATCTGTTTTTCGTctttccaggcaatgagagaaccaccaaaaAAGACATAGTAAGCAGAAAGTGAAGGACGATTTgaaggatcactagcccaggtagcatccgaataggcctggGGCTGTGACGAGCTGGAACAAGGAAAGAAGAGATGGTGAGAGATCGTGCCATGAAGATAATGTagaacacgaagaaggtgactatagtgaaccgaAGTGGGAGAAGAAACAAACTGACCCAGGATATAGATATGATAAGAGATATCCGAATAAATGACGGCGAGATAGAtaagactcccaacaagatgacgataatgAGTCGAATCAGACAAGGGCTCACCATCGCAAGCACGGAGGTGAATATTAAGCTCCATAGAAGTCTCAACAGTGCGCTCATCACTAAAAGCCGCACGAGCAacaagatcctggatatacttttcttaggaaataaaaaaaatcattagaggtggaggaaacctcaatcccaagaaaataatgaagagggccaagatcagacataagatgCTGCTCATACAAATGTCCATTTAAGAAAAAGATGAACTAGGGGTTTCGCCCGAATCGACCCAATGCAGATATTTCAACCAATAAAAAGAGAGGGAACAAAGGAGAATACCTTGAGGGTTCAAAGGGGGAGAGGACCCACCATTTTTTTTATCTTAGATCCGCAAGAtttggggggaaagagagagacatGGGCGGCCAGGGGAGGGGGAGAAGAGTAACAAAGGGGAAGTAGGAAAAAACAGAGACATGGGTCGGCTTGGGACACCTCGGCTAGGGCCGGGTCTGGGGCGTCATCCTGTGCAGGCCGGTCCGACGTGGCACAATCAACTCTGTCCCGCATGGCGCCCTTGACCCTAGCATGTCGCGCTATGTATCATGGCGTCTCGGGGCCAGGCGTCATGAAAAGGGGTGAtattttgaaatattttcaaacctAGTTTATTTCGTCTGATATTTTCCGAAAAAGGGTTAAATTTGTACTCCCTCTGATTGGAAATAAGTGTCTGGtttatttgaactaaaaccacgacacttattttcgATGGGGGAGTNNNNNNNNNNNNNNNNNNNNNNNNNNNNNNNNNNNNNNNNNNNNNNNNNNNNNNNNNNNNNNNNNNNNNNNNNNNNNNNNNNNNNNNNNNNNNNNNNNNNNNNNNNNNNNNNNNNNNNNNNNNNNNNNNNNNNNNNNNNNNNNNNNNNNNNNNNNNNNAAAGATTGCAGGAGTAATATCCATACAAGTGCAaataaatacatacatacatacatacatacatacatgtgcAAATATCCATGCACTAAATTTTGTACACACATAATGGATACATAGATGTGTGAATTGTGATGAGGGCATTCCAGTACCACCTATTGCTCCCATGAAGAAGGAGGTGAAGCCCAACTTCAGGACTCCACCAAGTTAGAGACGTGGGGGTCATCGAACCATGGTAATTCGGTCGATTGCATTTTTAGATATTTATTTTATTCCAGGCCATGTTATGGGCCAATTAGGACATTTATTTATGTGTTTCGGTTTGGGCTTGTCCAACCGACTTGATTTCTGGTCTCCTATATAAAGGACCCAACTTCTAAGGTTTAGGGGGAGAATTTTTGAGAGTTTAGATTTTGAGTTGTGTCTCGGGTGAAGCATCCCTCCGGGAACAGGGCCGCTGCATACCCAGATTGAAAAAAGTTGCATGAAGGTTCTTGTGTGCATAAAGAATTATCAAGCTGAGGTTTGAGGCGTGTTGATCATCATCATGTTGCTTGCTGGATTCGTTCCACTTCTTCAGGTTGCGTTTATCGCGTGATTGAAAGATTAACTTATCTAATTGTCTTGCGGTGAAAGATCGGGCAAAGACCGTAGGATCATCACGTTGATCCATATCAATGTGCGAATAATACATACGCGCAAATATCCATACTGCAGATAGATACACACATTTGCAAATATCCATACACCAAATCTTTGCACATATTTGCCATGCTTGGGGAAAGCCATGCCAAAGTTACTACAAACCCTACCCAAACCTAAAAACTATAAGACCAACTATACCTACCAgatccctaaccctagcatacAAATCCTATACCATACCTACCAAATCCCTAACTTTATCATACAAATATCCaatattttttttctaaaaaagaGGATGAATTAGGGTTTTACCCAAATCAATCCAATACGAAGATTTCAaccaataaaaaaaaggaaaacagaGAAGAGCATGTTGATGGTCCGAAGGGAAAGAGGACCCGCCATTCGCGAGTTCAGATCGATAACAGAGAGATGGGTTGGGTTGGGACGCCTTGGCCGGGGCCGAGTGTTTTCTTCAAGCAAACCGTATGGCGCCCTGGTCTGGCAGGCCGGTCCAACGTTACAGGGTCAGCTCCGACCGCATGGCGCCCTTGACCCGGGCATCGTTCTACCTACCATGGCGTCCCGGGCCGGGCGTCATGAAAATGGATgatattttgaaatatttacaaacccGGTTCATTTTGTGATGAagttttcaaaaaaacaaaaaaaatcaaattcgTCGTTTTTCACCAATACCCACACCTTGATGCggcagaaaaaaaaggaaaagaaatccGGAGCCGTGGAAGCACCGGCGTGGCGTGTTGTGCAGCCTCGCCTCGGGTGCTCCCTCGCTGGGAGTGCGCTGCGCATGCTCATCACTGTGCGCGAGACCagaccagggtgtgggccctcgGCCTTCGCGCCTCGTGCCCACAGCCTTTTCAAACCCGAACCCCCACGCCCACCGCCCCCCGCTCCCCAGCCTCACCCCACACTCGCACCCTCCTCCCTCCCTGACACGCCGGCCCCGCTCCTCATCTGACCCACACGCAGCGACGCGGTGCGGGTACGGCGCCACGTAGTATACCATTCCAACCCGCTCTGCTCGCACCGCCCGGCCATGCCTATGCGGGGGACCCACCGCCCCTGCGACGGCCGCAGTTCAAATCCTCTTcttgaacgagagagagagagaggagaagcccATCCCAAAAAGGTCCCAGAGCGGAAAAGGGGGAAGCTGCGAGCGAGCGAGGCGATGCTGCGCGGCGGCGCCGgaccgcgaggaggaggaggaggagctgcggcggcgtcGTCGGCGGCGAGGCCCCCTCGCTGCCCGCACCCCCGCCCCGCGCCGCGCCGAGGTGAGCGCCGGCGCCTCATCCGCACGGCTAGTTTGTTTGTTGGCCAGGGTCTCTGTTCTGCTCCCGTTTTTTTTTTCTCCTCCGATTTAAATCCGCTTTTTTGTTGTTGTCGCGGCTGCGCAGCGCGAGCGACGGCGGGAGGTCTGGAGCCGAAGGGCGTCGCCGTctcggtgctggaggatccggtggTGTCTTCCGTCGAGGAATCCTCCGTAAGCGGCCCGTCTCTCCCCCCTTTCCTCCCCTTTGAGCTGCTGCTGCTCTTATTTCGTAGCTAACATTCTGTTAGTCGGTCGATCTCTCTTGGTCTTTGCTAGATTCATTAGTATCTTCCGAAATGCAGATTCAAatttctagtccagaattttcgAAATATTAAAATAATTAAGTGAGCATGCTTCATTTTTTAATAATAGATTTGAATGAAGCTCCATGTTTGACTGTTTCTGATATGGTTTGACCATGGGTCCTGATGCTTCCAATGTTTCAACCAGTTCACATTTGAGTTCAAGAGAGGGTCCAAGAGGGCGAGGAAGGGGATGCCGCCGGCAGAAGTGCATAGAGGCAAAGAGAACTGGCATGGAGAGGTAAGGCCAATCTGAGTTTCCACAAGTGTGCATTTTCTGTACAAAATTCATTGCTGTATGATCTCCTACCCTCCTGAAGCTGTGGTGCTGTCTTTCCTCTGTTTCACAGGGAGTCACTAACAAACAGAACATGGCTGCTGCAAAGTCACACATGACGAAAGAGGGGCTAGAAGAGGTGGAGTTCACGCACTGCGCGCCCAGCATCGTTGCGAGGCTGATGGGTCTCGAGACCGTGCCGAGGTCCAAGAAGGTTCTTGACCGGTGCCAGAGTGACATGCAGAGCAACCCACGGCTGAAGTTATCCGGACGTGCTGAGGAAGTGGCCCGGGTTTCATGCGAGGATCGGCCATGCCGGAGCAGTGGCGACGAGCTGCCGGAACTGAAGGATGTTTTCGAGGTGACCGAGATGGAGAACATGGCGACGCGCAAGGCGTTGCAGTCAGGCAAGGAGATGCCACGCCCAAGAAGCAATGATGCTGATCTTGAGTTCGTGAGGCAGAAGTTCTTGGATGCAAAGCGCCTTTCCACCGACGAAGGCCACAGGAATTCCAAGGAGTTTGGTGAGGCACTTGAGATACTGTACTCCAAGAAGGATGTTTTCCTTGAAATCCTTCAGGAGAGCAGTGTTGCCTTGTCAGGGTTCCCAGGGCACATCCTTGGTTACAGTGGTTTGCAGTGCTCCCCCCATGGAAGCAATGGTGCTGGTGCACAATCGTTTGGGCAGGACAACCTTTGCAGAATGGAAGTTGACAGTGAGTCCGAGGGTCCTCTTTCTAGTGTGCATCTCGAAGAAACTTCAGATGTGCCACTGGAGCATTCGGCACCAAAAGGGAGCAGGCGTTCAAGGAGGCCCTCGCAAATTGTTGTTCTGAAACCAGACCCTCAGAGGAGAAGTTCGACACCGGTTGTAGCAAGCCAAGAAACATCGCAGTTTGGTCAGTGGACTGGTGCGCGATGGTTGAAGCCGCCACGCCATAGTACGCATAAGCAAGATGGCATACATTCTATGGCACATGGCAGTGTCCAAGTTTCAGAGCCAGAAGGAGATACACCTGAACAGAAGCTTAGAATACAAACCTCtagaagaggtagcaggaagaaaccATCTGAGAATGAGTGCTACCTTGGAGTTGGCTGTCAAAGGGAAAAGGCTGCTTCCACTTCTCATGATGAGACTTCGTCAATTTCTTCATCCACGCATTCTGCTGGATCATCGGTGAGCAGAAAGGCCAGAAAGCACCTCTCTGAAAGATGGCAAATGGCCTGCCAATCCAAAGCTGAAAATCCAGTTCCTACTGATACAAGAACATTAGGTGAGATGCTTGAACTCACTGCTAGAGATGCAACGAAAGTAACCACCCAAAAGCGTTTGTCAGATTCAAACACCAATTCCAGTAATGCGCAAGAGATGCCGGCCAGCCCTCTTGGTATTAGCAGCAAAGATGGTTGGAAGACAGGGATTTACCGTGGCGATAATTCAAGAAGTGGCATATCAAGGAATTTTCCCAGGTCCAAGTCTCTCCCAACCTCATCTACCACTGTTGCAAAATTACCGGGCAGGAGGCGCTCTGCACCTAACTTGCCCATTCTGAAGGACATATTGAATACACCCACTGATGATACTGGGAATGGACTTCTCAGGAAGAGATTACCAATCAGAAAAGCCAAGCAGAATGGGCGAGTTATCGTTCATGTAGGAAAGGAAAATATGCTACCTGAGAAAGAGATTTATGTAACTTCAGAGAGAACAAGACACAGTATCTGCACTTCTGATCTACCCAGGACAAGCAACACATATAATGAGCATCCAGGTGATGTTATCAGTATTGAGGATCACACAGCAATTGATTTGGCTATTCCACATGAGGATGTGCAAAATTTGAAAGGTCAGGCAGGGTGGAAAGAGCAAAAGCTAGCAACACCGTTACCGGAGGCAGAAGACATAGTAATTCATGATCAGGATATCATAACATTGAAGGTACACAATACATTGCaattttttttgttatttattactacctctgttcattaatataagatgttttggcagTTCAAATtaaactgccaaaacgtcttatattaatgaacagagggagtattaagtaatctgCTACATTATTCTGTTGTCAATGTTAGTTTGTCCAGAACTGTAAGCTCTGTTATGAAATGTTCAGTTTTGAGACTACTACTATCTAATTATCAAAACTGTAACATTTGGTTTCAGGAGGTGAAAAGCCAACTAATGGAGAGTGACATTGCTGAAATTGATCACCAAGCAGTAAAGTCTGCTTATTCTGTAAGCGCTGAGAGTTGCGAATGCTCAAGTCCAACTGCTTCATCGCAACAAAGTTCTGGAGAAGAGTCTACTTATTCTGGAATCTTCAAAAGTGTCAATGATGGTATTCAAGGCAAGCATACCAAAATCAAGTCTGACTCTTCTGCACTTAATATGATTTATATTCTTGTCAGTAATCTTTTATTCCCATTTCATCTCATAAATGCAGGACTCAGAGCTCAACTTAAGATGCTGAAGATGGGCGACCAAGTTGATACACGCAAAGATGATTCGGATGCATACTCGAGCGATGAGTGCGACGATACAGACATTTCAGATTACCAGGTGAAGGAAGAGCAGCTACCCATATTTAAGGATGAGGAGGACAGGGACTGCACTTATGTCCAGGAGATGCTTGGCACTGCGTGTGGCTTTCCAGTCTACCCAGAGCAGTGGCAGTTCAGCTCAGATGTGTTCGTATGGCTGGAAAACAAGTACAGCAAGCTGCTCCTGTGGTCGAAATCAGACAGGAAGCTTCTTTTCGATCTCGTTAACTCAATCTTAGCTGATATGACGGCTCCCGGCAGCAGCCTATGTTCAAAAATCATGATGAACTCCTGGCCTCAAATGGATTGGAGAAAGTTAGCTGAAAATGTCTGGCAAACGGCAGTACTCATGAGAAGGAGCTATCATCCATTTGATTTGGACAGTGTTGAGCCTTTGCCCCTGGACCATCACCCTGAACTTGAAATGTTCGGAGCAGACATTGCTGAAATGATACGTGACGACGTTCTGGAAGAGCTTGTGGCCGAACTCGCGTCGCATATCAACTGACACCCTAAGGCTGTGACCCGTAGTGGTTGAGATATTTGACCAGGTAATGTACATAGCCTGCTGCAAATTACTTATTTGCGAGTCGGGTTACTACGATGTAGGATTTGGGGGAGATGGCCTCATGTAGAACATATGGACTCTATGTATGCTCGTGGAATTTCCCCTGCTGTTGCATTAACTCCTTTATTCATGCTTCCATTACAAAATTTCCCATAGTTTTTCGTTCATTTTGGATTTAAATCTGAGATTGGATGCTGCCTTGGTCCCATTCACAGCATGACGGTAATGATCCAGTTGAGCACACTATCCAAGAGGAAAACGCAAACATTCTGATTTTTTATCCTTGTTTGGCGCATTATTTGTAGGTGTAACAAGTGATCCAGTTTTCCTTTGATCTTTTTGTTTCATTTCATTCTTGTTTGTCATTTGCATACAATGTTCAATGACTCAGTTCAGTTACAAGGCCAAAATAAGAAGTGAAAACAAAATCTGAGCCAATGCTGTTTACTGACAGAAGGCACATTATTATGGTTCTAAGCTAATGTAGCCCCAGATTAAGGCTGGAACAGTAGCGCCATGACCACAAGTTATCAAAGCTAGCCATAACTTGTTTCTTGCCCTCAACAGTATCCTAACATTCATGAACTGAGCACACATGTACATAAAAAGGTACACTCATGTTAATAACCGAGTCCTTGGCAGAATTGTTCAAACGATGGTGAGAATGTGGATGTCTCGGGTGCATATGCATAGTAGTAGGCACAGGGGCAGAAACATAAGCATACACTGACCTTCTGTTCTGTGCAAATCACCAATTCCCCGATACCTACCATGCCTACAAATATATCTTTGTTGCTGTATGACCCGTGTAGCTAGATCCATCGGCTCCTATACCAAAAGACATTCACCATGGGTCTGGTGCTATGAATACAATTGCAAACGATGGAAGCAGAGCCAAATGCTAGATGGTCGCTTATATAGCATTGGCATGGCACTCATTAGTATACCGTGCGTTCCTTATAAGAGTACTGCATCAAGTGGAGAAAATATCTTCTGTACAATACAACTATAATAATAAATTATATACGTTCAGTACAGTCACAGATCATGTATCTCTACGGATGCAGAGGGAGACCGAGTGGGCCTAGCTTTTTGATAAAGTAGTTGAGTCAATAAACCTCGCATCAAGACGATACAACTGCAATGAGTTCATGCTGGACCTCTGCATGGAAAGATGCACACATCCCAAACCATTTAGCTGATTTTGTTTTCAATAGAAGGAATTTTTAGTGACCCAAAGCATCGTATCAAATTAATACACATAAGAATAACTAACCAGTCTATGTATATAGCAGTAAACTAGACTATGAAATTTGCACACATCTACATCGCGATCATCACCAACCAACTCGATCAAGACAAAAGTAATCACTCAACGAGTCTATTTGTCAATCTTAGTACCAACTATGAGCACCACATAAGCCCATAATCCATATAGTTATTATCAGATGGAAATACCGATGCGACTAGGCCCATTAGATAATCCACTGTATTTTGAAGTGGGAGGGGATTAACAAAATGCAAGACACAAATGAAAATTTGAATAAGCCTCAGTAGTATATCTGGCCAAACGGGCCGATTTTATCGGGCCGGCCCGGCAGCACGGCGGCACGGCACGCCCGGCAGCACGGCCCGGCACGGGCTAATCGTGCCGTGCCAGGCACGAGGCACGCAttgggccgtgcctgggccgcGACCCTCAGCCCGCGTGCCAGCACGGCACGACACGAATTCTAGCGGGCCGGCCCGTGGCACGGCACGGCACGCAGCCCGGCGGCACGGCACGATTGGCCTGCCTCGATCGTTGGGGGAGCGGGGCTGTGATCCTGTCGGGCCAACGCGCGCCTGNNNNNNNNNNNNNNNNNNNNNNNNNNNNNNNNNNNNNNNNNNNNNNNNNNNNNNNNNNNNNNNNNNNNNNNNNNNNNNNNNNNNNNNNNNN
The sequence above is a segment of the Triticum dicoccoides isolate Atlit2015 ecotype Zavitan chromosome 1A, WEW_v2.0, whole genome shotgun sequence genome. Coding sequences within it:
- the LOC119360887 gene encoding uncharacterized protein LOC119360887, with the translated sequence MLRGGAGPRGGGGGAAAASSAARPPRCPHPRPAPRRARATAGGLEPKGVAVSVLEDPVVSSVEESSFTFEFKRGSKRARKGMPPAEVHRGKENWHGEGVTNKQNMAAAKSHMTKEGLEEVEFTHCAPSIVARLMGLETVPRSKKVLDRCQSDMQSNPRLKLSGRAEEVARVSCEDRPCRSSGDELPELKDVFEVTEMENMATRKALQSGKEMPRPRSNDADLEFVRQKFLDAKRLSTDEGHRNSKEFGEALEILYSKKDVFLEILQESSVALSGFPGHILGYSGLQCSPHGSNGAGAQSFGQDNLCRMEVDSESEGPLSSVHLEETSDVPLEHSAPKGSRRSRRPSQIVVLKPDPQRRSSTPVVASQETSQFGQWTGARWLKPPRHSTHKQDGIHSMAHGSVQVSEPEGDTPEQKLRIQTSRRGSRKKPSENECYLGVGCQREKAASTSHDETSSISSSTHSAGSSVSRKARKHLSERWQMACQSKAENPVPTDTRTLGEMLELTARDATKVTTQKRLSDSNTNSSNAQEMPASPLGISSKDGWKTGIYRGDNSRSGISRNFPRSKSLPTSSTTVAKLPGRRRSAPNLPILKDILNTPTDDTGNGLLRKRLPIRKAKQNGRVIVHVGKENMLPEKEIYVTSERTRHSICTSDLPRTSNTYNEHPGDVISIEDHTAIDLAIPHEDVQNLKGQAGWKEQKLATPLPEAEDIVIHDQDIITLKEVKSQLMESDIAEIDHQAVKSAYSVSAESCECSSPTASSQQSSGEESTYSGIFKSVNDGIQGLRAQLKMLKMGDQVDTRKDDSDAYSSDECDDTDISDYQVKEEQLPIFKDEEDRDCTYVQEMLGTACGFPVYPEQWQFSSDVFVWLENKYSKLLLWSKSDRKLLFDLVNSILADMTAPGSSLCSKIMMNSWPQMDWRKLAENVWQTAVLMRRSYHPFDLDSVEPLPLDHHPELEMFGADIAEMIRDDVLEELVAELASHIN